The Fusobacterium massiliense DNA window ACGAATTAACAAGAGTAGAAAAATTAAGTCAAGAAGTTAAAAAAGGAAAATGGTCTGAAATTTCAATTAGAATGGATAAGTATTACCATACAGACACAGAAGATAAAGTTTTAGGAATTTTAGGTTATGGAAATATAGGAAAAAAAGTAGAGGAATATGCTAAAATGCTTGGAATGGAAGTTATGATAGCTAAAATTCCTGGAAGAGATTATTTAGATGAAGTAGATAATAGGTTTACATTAGATGAAGTCTTAGAAAAATGTGATGTTTTATCAATTCATGCACCTTTAACAGATTTAACTAAAAATTTAATAAATTTAGATAATATGAAAAAAATGAAAAATTCTGCAATAATTTTAAATTTAGGAAGAGGCCCTATAATAAATGAAGATGATTTATATTATGCCTTGAAAAATGGAATAATTGCTTCAGCAGCAACAGATGTTATGGTAGAGGAACCACCTAAAAAGAATTGTAAGTTACTTGAATTAGATAATTTTACAGTAACTCCACATTTGGCTTGGAAATCATCAAAAAGTTTAGAAAGACTTTTTGATTCTATTGAAAATAATTTAAAATTATTTTTGGAAAATAAGTTAGTAGGTTTAGAAAGTAAGTAGAAAATAGAGAGAGGATAAATATGCATATATATGATAAAGAGTTTACTCAAACTGAATTACCGATGACAAAGCAAGAAATAAGGGCAGTATCTATTGCTAAGCTTATGTTAAAACCTGATTCAATTTTGATAGATGTTGGAGCAGGAACTGGGACAATAGGTATAGAAGCAGCAACATATATGCCACAGGGTAAAGTTTATGCTATAGAAAAAGAAGAAAAAGGTTTAGAAACAATAAAATTAAATGCAGAAAAATTTGAGCTTAAAAATTTTGAATTGATACATGGAAAAGCACCTGATGCTATACCAAATATTCCTTATGATAGAATGTTTATTGGTGGCTCAACTGGTGGAATAGAAGAAATAATTACTCATTTTATGACTTATGCAAAAGATAGAGCTATACTTGTTATCAATTGTATAACATTAGAGACACAAGCAAAATCTTTAGAAGTTTTAAAAGAAAAAGGTTTTAAAGATATAGAAGTTATAACGGTTACAGTTGGTAGAGCAAAAAAAGTAGGTCCTTATACTATGATGTTTGGAGAAAATCCTATTTGTATAATTAAGGTTATAAAAAGAGATAACTAAAAACTCATAATATTTTTAAAATTATATTTATTAACTTAATGATTGTATTCCTAAAAAATATAAAAATAAAAAGTTTTAGGAATATATTCCTTAAAAATTATAAAAAATAAAAGTTTTGGGATTATATTTCTTAAAATTTGATTTTTAATAAAAAAGATTATATAATTTTAGAAAAGAAATGAGGTGCTAATATGATAAGAATAGATAGAAAAGAATATTTAAATTTTTTAATTGAATCAAAAGATAAACAGATAATAAAGGTAGTATCTGGAGTAAGAAGATGTGGAAAATCTACTCTTTTTGAAATATATAAAGATTATTTATTAAAAAATGGAGTTGAGAAAAAGCAAATAATATCTATCAATTTTGAAGATATGGATTATGAAGAGCTAACTGATTATAAAAAACTCTATGAATTTATAAATTCTAAAATGCTTGAGGATAAAAAAAATTATATTTTCTTAGATGAAATTCAACATGTAGATAAATTTGAAAAAGTTGTAGATAGCCTTTTTATAAAAAATAACGTAGATTTATATATAACAGGTTCCAATGCTTATTTTATGTCAAGTGAACTCGCAACTCTTTTAAGTGGTCGTTATATAGAATTAAAAATGCTTCCTTTATCTTTTAAAGAATACTATCAAGCTAGACTAGAATATGAAAATTTAGATAAAAAAGAAAATAAGATATTAAAAACTCTGATGCAATATTATAATGAATATATAGTAAATAGTTCTTTTCCTTATACTTTACAATTAAACAATAACTTAAAAAATATATATGAATATTTAGATGGAATATATAACTCTGTTCTTTTAAAAGATATAGTAGCAAGATTAAAAATTTCTGATGTTATGAGACTTGAAAGTGTTGTTAAATATATATTTGATAATATTGGCAATCTGACTTCAATATCAAAGATTGCAAACACTTTAACTTCAATGGGAAGAAAAACCGATACTAAAACTATTGAAAAGTATGTAAAGGGGCTTATTGACGGACTACTTATATATGAAGTTAATAGATACAATATAAAAGGTAAAGAGTTTTTATCAACATTATCAAAATACTATGTTTCAGACTTAGGGCTTAGACAAATGATTCTGGGTAATAGAAATATTGATATGGGGCATATTCTAGAAAATATAATTTATCTTGAATTACTTAGAAGAAAAGTAAATGTCTATGTTGGGCAATTTGATAAAAATGAAATTGACTTTGTCGTTATTAATTCAAATGAAGTTGAATATTATCAAGTTGCTTTAACTGTCTTAGATGAGAATACTTTAAAAAGAGAGTTAGCTGCTTTTAAAAATATAAAGGATAACTACCCTAAGTATTTATTAACATTAGATGATGTACTACCAAATACTAATTATGATGGAATAAAAGTAATAAATGCTTTGGAATGGTTGCTGGGAGAATAAGTTAAGAGAGAGGATTAGTATGATTAAGTTTACTGATTTTATTAAAGACTTTACAAAAGGAAAAGAAAATAAGATAAAATTTAAGTTTCATATGAGTACAGATTTTTTAGAATTAAAAAAATCTCCATATGATTGTTTAATGGAAGATTCAAAAGATTGGCAAAATTTAAATAATTATAGAAATGAAAAGGGAAAATCTAGTAGACTTGATGGATACGATTATTTAGTAAGTTTTGCTCAATATAATATTTATGGAAGAAATTTTTTTGTCTTTGGAGGAATATATAAAGTAGAAATTGCAAAACCTGAACATTATGAGATAGGTGGATATAATATTTCTCTTTTAGATAATAATGATACTATAGGTGAATTACTTAATAAATATAGAAAAAGACTAGTTATAAAATTAGATGAAAACCTAGGAATAAATTTTGAGTTAACATATGAAGTAGTTGCAAAGAAAAATATTGAAGTTTTTGAAGTTTTTCCAGATATTGCCATAGAAAAATTTAATGGTTATCAAAATGTAAGTATAACTCATAAAGAACTTAGAGAAATTGTTAGTAATAATGAACTTAGTTGGAAATTAGCACTTTCATATATAAAAGCTGTGTATGTTATTACAGATACAAAAACAGGAAAATTATATATTGGTTCTGCCTATGGAGATAGTCAAGGTCTATGGCAAAGATGGGAATGTTATGCTGATTTTAAAGATTTAACTGGTGGGAATAAAGAATTTGAAGTACTTGTAGAAAAAAATGGGAAAGATTATATTTTAAATAATTTTAAATACTCTATAGTTGAAATTTTTGATACTAAGACAAATCGAGAGTATATACTAGAAAGAGAAAATTATTGGAAAAATGTTTTTGAGACAAGAAAGTTTGGAATGAACTGGAATTGATTAGAAGTAGATAGGAGGAAAAAATGAATAAGATTTATGTAGATAAAGTATACTATTCTGAAAAAGAAAATATTGATGATGCTGAATATAATAAAATAAGTTATACTGTAAGAAAGATACGAAGTGTATCAGACTATTTAAGAGCAGTTGAGACTATATTAAGTAACTATTATATCTGTGGTGATTTTTCTCCTATAAAAAGATTTGAAAATTTATTTTATTTAAGAGAAAATAAATTAAAATCTATTATGCAAGAGGGAGTATTTTTTAGAGGACAATCTGAGGAATTTGAATTTATAATACCTAGTATTTTTAGAGATACCAAATATATAGAAAATGAGCATGAATTAATAAAAGAAGCAGAAATATCATATCCATTAGAAATTCAAAAGATAAAATATCTACCTGATAAGTTAGCTTTAATGCAACATTATGGACTACCTACAAGGATTATGGATATAACTACAAATGCTTTGGTAGCTTTATATTTTGCAGTATCTAAGGATAAAGATAAAGATGGTGTTGTTTATCTATTCAATAAAAAAACAAATAAAAAAGAAGTTCTAACTTCAAAAAGTATCCCTGTTATAATAAAAACAGTTCTAGCTAATTTAACATATAAAGAAAAATTATTATTAGATTTAACTTTTAGGAAAATTAAAAATAAAGAGATATTACTATCTTCTTTTAGAAAAGTAAATTACAGGATATTACCTATAATAGGAAAAATTTATGATGCTATAAAAACGGATATAGGATTTATTCCTACTAATATAAAAATTTCAGATTTTTATGGTTTAAACTTTGTAAAACCACTAGAAGTAGATGAAAGAATTATTCGGCAAAATGCAATGTTTATGATTTTTGGATTAGATGGAATTTATGACTCACATAAAGAAGGACTAAAACAACTCAAAGTAGATAGCGAATTAATAGGGAAAAGAGCAATTTTAGAATCTTATTATAAAATAGAAAAATTCCGCAATGAAATTTATAATCTCACTGCGGAAATAAAACAAATAGAAACTAAATTATGGAAAAAAAATACAGAAGAAGTATTAAAAAATAAAATAAGTGAACAAGTTTTTGATGCAATGTTGGCTTATGCCCCCGAATTTTCTTTACCTAAAAAAGAAAAAGAGTGGGCTTTTTATAATAAAAGTGATGAAGATGATGAAACTAGAAAACAAACCTATGACGGAAGTGCTATAATATTATTAAAATCTAAGTATAAAGAGAAAATAAAAAATGAATTAGAGTTAATTGGAATTTCGAGAAAATCAATTTATCCTGATATGCAAAACAAATCACAATATATAAGAGAAAAATATTTATAAATTAAGAAAGGAAAATGTATGACTAACAAATTTTATGGTATAGGTGTTGGAGTTGGGGATCCAGAAGAGATAACTATAAAAGCTATAAACACCTTGAAAAAATTAGATGTAGTAATATTACCAGAGGCAAAAAAAGATGACGGTAGTGTTGCTTATGAAATTGCAAAACAATATATGAAGGAAAATGTAGAGAAAGTTTTTGTTGAATTTCCTATGCTTAAATCTCTAGAGGATAGAGAAAATGCAAGAAAAGAAAATGCAAAAATAGTTCAAAAATTTTTAGATGAAGGGAAAAATGTTGGTTTCTTAACTATTGGAGACACTATGACATACAGTACTTATGTATATATTTTAGAGCATCTTCCTGAAAAATATTTAGTTGAAACAGTTCCAGGAGTCTCATCATTTGTTGATATGGCATCAAGATTTAATTTTCCACTTATGATAGGAGATGAAACTTTAAAAGTTGTATCACTTAATAAGAAAACTAATATTGAATTTGAATTAGAAAATAATGACAACATAGTTTTTATGAAAGTTAGTAGAAATTTTGAAAATTTAAAACAAGCACTTATAAAAACAGGAAATATAGATAAAATTATTATGGTTTCAAATTGTGGAAAAGAAAGTCAAAAAGTTTATTATGACATAAAAGATTTAACAGAAGATGATATTCCATATTTTACAACTCTAATTGTAAAAAAAGGTGGATTTGAAAAATGGAGAAAATTTAGTATATAAGGAGAAGCCATATTATGAAAAAATTATTAGCTATATTATTTTTAATTATTGCAGTTCAAGGTATCGCTGAAACAGTAGTTAAAGGAACTTATGAAACAAAAAGAAAAAGATATGTTGAATTAACTCAAACATTAGAGAAAGAAATATTCTTAAATTATACTCTACCAGATAATAAAAAGGAAATTGTAACTTACAAAGGTGTTGATTATGATATTTTAGTAAGTAAAAATGATTTATTAGAAATTTATAATAAAGGAAGAAAAGAACCAATAGAGGATATTAAAAATAAGATATCATATAAAGATGAAAAATTTGATTACATCCATAATGAATTTGCTGAATTAATTGAAAATAATAAAGCAGTTGTCTATGATAGAAAAAATGAAAAAGAAATAAATTATCTTATAAAAGTAAAATATAGTAATGCAATTTACTATGATAATGGGGGCGGTTCTCTTTATAATGGATATAAATTTTATAAAGACAAAGAATGGACAGAGTCAGTGTTAAAATTTAATATAATTACTAAATTTGGAATTGCACTACACCATAGTTTAGGTGATAATCCATATAATAGAGAATTAACTGAAAAAGAAAAAGAAAGAATAGAAAAATATGATGAAAAATTTAATGAGGAAAAAGAATTATATCAAAGAGCTATACAAACACCAGATGTAACTCAAAGTTTTAGTTACTAAAATAAATTATAGAATTTAAAAAAGAAAGGATTTTAAAATGGAAAAATATAAAGAAAAAGTTTACTTTATAGGAGCAGGGCCAGGTGACCCAGAGTTAATAACTATAAAAGGACAAAGAATAGTTAAAGAAGCTGATGTTATTATTTATGCAGGTTCTTTAGTTCCAAAAGAGGTCATAGATTGTCATAAAGAGGAAGCAGAAATTTACAACTCAGCATCTATGTCATTAGATGAAGTTATAGATGTTACTGTAAAAGCAATAAAAGCAGGTAAAAAAGTAGCAAGAGTTCATACAGGAGACCCTGCAATCTATGGAGCACATAGAGAACAAATGGATATGTTAGATGAATATGGAATTGAATATGAAGTTATTCCAGGAGTAAGTTCGTTTTTAGCATCTGCTGCGGCATTGAAAAAAGAATTTACACTGCCTAATGTTTCTCAAACAGTAATATGTACAAGAATAGAAGGAAGAACTCCTGTTCCTGAAAAAGAAAGCTTAGAAAGTTTAGCAAAACATAGAGCATCTATGGCAATATTTTTATCAGTTCATATGATAGATAAAGTTGTTGAAACATTGGCTACTTCTTATCCCATGACAACACCTGTGGCAGTTGTTCAAAGGGCAACTTGGCCAGACCAAAAAATTGTTTTAGGAACTCTTGAAACCATTGAACAAAAAGTTAAAGAAGCTGGAATAAATAAAACAGCACAAATATTAGTTGGAGATTTCTTAGGGAATGAATATGAAAAATCTAAACTATATGATAAACATTTTACTCATGAATATAGAGAAGGTGTAAAATAATAATATAGATTATTATATTCAAATTAATAAAGAGGTGAACTTATGAAATTAGCATTTTGGACAGTAACAAAAGGAGCGGGAAATATTGCAAGAGAATATAAAGAAAAATTAGAAAAGAATCTGAAAGACTGCGATATTGATGTTTTTACTTTGAAAAAATATGATGTTGAAGATACTATTCAAATAGAAGATTTTACTTCTAATATAAATGAAAAGTTCTCTCAATATGATGCTCATATTTTCATAATGGCAAGTGGAATAGTAATTAGAAAAATAGCAAACTTGATAGGAACAAAAGATAAAGACCCTGCTGTGCTTTTGATAGATGAAGGAAAACATTTTGTAATTTCTCTTTTATCTGGACATTTGGGTGGAGCTAATGAACTTTCTTACTCAATAGCAAATATTTTAAAATTAGTACCAGTTATTACAACAAGTTCAGATGTTACAGGAAAAATTGCTGTTGATACTATATCTCAAAAATTAAATGCAGAATTAGAAGATTTAAAATCAGCTAAGGAAGTAACATCACTTATTGTTAATGGACAAAATGTAAATATACTTTTACCAAAAAATGTAAGAGTAGGTGAAGAAAAATCAGCCGATGGTTTTATTTTAGTATCTAATAAGAAAAATATTGAATATACTAGAATTTATCCTAAAAATTTAATTTTAGGAATAGGTTGTAAAAAAGATACTAAGACAGAGGATATTTTAAAGGCTATAGAAAAATGTTTGGATAAGAATAATTTGGATTTTAGATCTTTAAAAAAAATGTCTACTGTTGATGTAAAAGAAAATGAACAAGGACTGATTGATGCAAGTAACTTCTTAGGACTAGATTTAGAAATAATATCAAGAGATGAAATAAAGAAAATTCAAGATCAATTTGAGGGTTCAGATTTTGTGGAAAAAAATATAGGGGTAAGAGCTGTATCAGAACCTGTTGCACTTTTATCATCGACAGGAAATGGAAAGTTTTTAGTGATGAAAGAAAAATATGATGGAATAACAATTTCAATATATGAAGAGGAGATGAAATAATGAATAAAGGGAAGATTTATGTAGTAGGTATTGGACCTGGAAACATGGAAGATATAAGTAGAAGAGCATATGATGTATTAAAAAATATAGATGTTATAGCGGGATATACAACTTATGTCAATTTAGTTAAAGATGAATTTTCAGATAAAGAATTTTTAATTTCTGGAATGAAAAGAGAAATCGAAAGATGTAAAGAAACTTTAGAAGTTGCTAAAACTGGAAAAACAGTTGCTTTAATAAGTAGTGGAGATTCTGGGATATACGGTATGGCAGGGATAATGCTTGAAGTTGCTTCAGGGACAGGAGTAGAAGTTGAAGTAGTTCCTGGAATTACATCTACAATAGCAGGAGCTGCTTTGGTAGGAGCACCTCTTATGCATGACCAAGCTATAATAAGTCTAAGTGATTTATTAACTGATTGGGAAGTTATTAAAAAAAGAATAGATTGTGCAAGTCAAGGAGACTTTGTAATTTCTCTTTATAATCCAAAAAGTAAAGGTAGAACTGAACAAATTGTTGAAGCTAGAAAAATTATGCTAAAACATAAGTTACCTACTACTCCTGTAGCTTTACTTAGACAAATAGGAAGAAAGGAAGAAAACTACACACTTACAAACTTAGAAGATTTTTTAAACCATGAAATAGATATGTTTACAATAGTTTTAGTTGGAAATTCAAATACATATATTAAAGATGGGAAAATGATAACACCTAGAGGTTATGAAAAAAAATCAAATTGGGGAAAATAGAAAGAAGGATATAATGATTTGGGTAATTGGTGGAACTAAGGATTCAAGAGATTTTTTAGAAAAATTTATAGAGCATGATACTAATATTATTGTTTCAACTGCAACTGAATATGGGGCAAAATTAATAGAAAATTTATCTGTAAAAACTTCATCAGAAAAAATGGATAAAGGAGCTATGTTAAAATTTGTAGAAGATAATAAAATTACAAAAGTAATAGATACAAGCCATCCTTATGCTTTTGAAGTTTCTAAAAATGCAATGGAAGTTGCAGAAGAGAAAAATATTGAGTATTTTAGATTTGAAAGAGAAAAAGTAGATATTTTACCTAAAAAATACAAAAACTTTGAAGAAATTAAAGATTTAATAGAATATGTAGAAAAACTTGATGGAAATATTTTGGTTACTTTGGGAAGCAATAATGTTCCTCTCTTTAAAGATTTAAAAAATTTAGATAATATATATTTTAGGATTTTATCAAGATGGGATATGGTAAAAAGATGTGAAGATAATAATATACTTCCTAAAAATATTATTGCTATGCAAGGACCATTTACTGAAAATATGAATATAGCAATGATGGAACAATTTAATATAAAGTATTTAATTACTAAAAAAGCAGGAGATACAGGTGGAGAAAGAGAAAAAGTTAGTGCCTGTGATAAATTAGATGTAGAGATTATTTATTTAGATAAAAAAGAAATGTCTTATAAAAATTGTTATACAAATATAGATAGACTTATAGAAAAACTAATCTAAAATATAAAAATAGGAGAAGTAAAGTGAATAAAGAAAATGAAAGAGAAAAGATAATAGTAAAAACAAGTATAGTTGGAATTTTAGCAAATATACTACTTGTTATCTTTAAATTAGGAATAGGTATATTTTCAAATTCAATTGCTATAATTTTAGATGGAATTAATAACTTAACAGATGCATTATCATCACTAGTAACAATTGTTGCAACTAAAATAGCTAATTTAGCTCCAGATAAAAAACATCCTCTTGGACATGGCAGGATAGAATATTTAAGTACAATGATTGTAGCAGGAATTATATTCTATGCAGGAATAACTTCACTAATAGAAAGTATAAAGAAAATTTTTAATCCTACAGATGTAGAATATTCTAAAATTACATTAGGAATATTAATATTTTCAATTTTACTAAAATTTTTATTAGGTAGATATGTAAAGAATGTAGGAGAAAAATTTAATTCAAGCTCACTTATAGCATCTGGAGCTGATGCAAGCTTTGATGCAATACTTTCATTTTCTGTTTTATTATCAGCACTTATATACATATTTACTAAAATTAATTTAGAAGCCTATGTTGGAATTTTAATTTCGATATTTATAATAAAATCTGGAATTGAGATTTTTATGGATGCTGTAAATGAAATTTTAGGAAAAAGAATGGATAAGAAACTGATAAACGAAATAAAAAATACAATTAATGCTATTGAAAATGTTCATGGGGTTTATGATTTACTTTTACACAATTATGGACCAGATAAATATGTTGGTTCTGTTCATATAGAAATACCAGATTTTCTAACAGCTGAAGTTATAGATCCACTTGAAAGACATATAAATAGCATCGTATTAGAAAAACATAATGTTTATTTATCTGGAATAACAATTTATTCTATGAATACAAAAAACAATGAGCTTATAAAAATTCGTTCAAGAGTAAAAGAAATAGTTTTGTCACATAAAGAGATTCTAGAATTTCATGGCTTTTATATTGAAGAGAAAACAATGTCTATGAGATTTGATATTATAATAGACTATTCATTTGAAAATAGAGAAAAAATATATAATATTATTTTAAAAGAAATTAAAAATGAATATTCAGAATATAATATAAATATAAAAGTTGATATAGATGTATAAATATTTATCTTGACTTTATATATAAGATTTGTTAAAATACAAAGGAATTTAAGCTCAGTTTTACGACTAGCCTATGTATTACTTAGCTTAGATATTTAAAATTTTAGGAGGAATAAAATGAGAACTAAGGCAGAAATTATTAAAGAATTTGGAAAGACTGAAGCAGATACAGGATCTACTGAAGTACAAATAGCATTACTTACAGAAAAAATTAATCACTTAACAGAACACTTAAGAGTACACAAAAAAGATTTCCACTCAAGATTAGGATTATTAAAAATGGTTGGACAAAGAAAAAGATTACTTGCTTACCTAACTAAGAAAGATCTTGAAGGATACAGAGCTTTAATTGCTAAATTAGGAATAAGAAAATAAGTTATTAAAAATTAAGCTGTTGTAAAAAATACAACAGCTTTTTTATTTTATAGAAAAGCATAGCTTTAAATGGCTAAAATTAGTCTCTGATGTCCGTATTAGTTCGAAGAGCCTGTGTTTATTGAGCTCGTAGAACTTATACGGCTGTCAAGAGACTTTTTTAATAAAAAAATCTATTCTATAAATTACTTTTTAATGTTAAAATATAATAGAAGTTTTTTGCTTAATAAAATTTATCTAAAAATATTTAACCATAAAAGGTGGAGGAAGTATTAAAAAAGGTAATTTAAAAATGGATAAAACATACACAAAAATCAATTAATATAAATTATAAGAAAAGGAATTGAGGAAAATAATGAATAAAGAAAAAATTAATATTTTAAATTTATCACAAGAGGAGTTAACAGATTTTTTAGTCTCTTTAGGCTTAAAGAAGTTTTATGGTAAAGAAGTTTTTATTTGGTTACATAAAAAAATAGTTAGAAACTTTGATGATATGACAAATATATCTTTAAAAGATAGAGAAATTTTAAAAGAGAATGCTTATATATCTCTATTTAATTTGTTAAAATATCAAGTTTCAAAAATAGATAAAACTGAGAAATTTTTATTTAGTTTAGAAGACGGAGGAACTATTGAAACAGTTCTTTTAAGACATAAAGATTCAAAAAACAAAGAAATTAGAAATACATTGTGTGTATCATCTCAAGTTGGCTGTCCTGTAAAATGTAGTTTTTGTGCTACAGGTCAAAGTGGCTATATGAGAAATTTAAATGTAAGTGAAATATTAAATCAAGTATATACAGTTGAAAGAAGACTTAAAAATAAAGGAGAAAATTTAAATAATTTAGTCTTTATGGGAATGGGAGAACCTTTATTAAATATAGATAATCTTTCAAAAGCTTTGAGCATAATATCAAATGAAAATGGAGTAAATATTTCAAAAAGAAAAATTACTATTTCCACATCTGGTGTAGTTCCAGGAATAGAGAAAATTTTACTAGAAAAAATACCAATAGAATTAGCAGTTTCACTACATAGTGCAATAAATGAAAAAAGAGATCAGATTATACCCATTAATAAAAACTTTCCATTAGAAGATTTGTCAGCAGTTTTAGTTGAGTATCAAAAACAAACTAAAAGAAGATTAACTTTTGAGTATATTTTGATTGATAATTTTAATATCTCTGAACTTGATGCCAATGCTTTAGCTGATTTTGCACATCAGTTTGATCATATTATAAATTTGATACCTTATAATGAAGTTGATGGTGTCGAGCATAAGAGACCTT harbors:
- the rpsO gene encoding 30S ribosomal protein S15, whose amino-acid sequence is MRTKAEIIKEFGKTEADTGSTEVQIALLTEKINHLTEHLRVHKKDFHSRLGLLKMVGQRKRLLAYLTKKDLEGYRALIAKLGIRK
- the cobK gene encoding precorrin-6A reductase — protein: MIWVIGGTKDSRDFLEKFIEHDTNIIVSTATEYGAKLIENLSVKTSSEKMDKGAMLKFVEDNKITKVIDTSHPYAFEVSKNAMEVAEEKNIEYFRFEREKVDILPKKYKNFEEIKDLIEYVEKLDGNILVTLGSNNVPLFKDLKNLDNIYFRILSRWDMVKRCEDNNILPKNIIAMQGPFTENMNIAMMEQFNIKYLITKKAGDTGGEREKVSACDKLDVEIIYLDKKEMSYKNCYTNIDRLIEKLI
- the rlmN gene encoding 23S rRNA (adenine(2503)-C(2))-methyltransferase RlmN, whose amino-acid sequence is MNKEKINILNLSQEELTDFLVSLGLKKFYGKEVFIWLHKKIVRNFDDMTNISLKDREILKENAYISLFNLLKYQVSKIDKTEKFLFSLEDGGTIETVLLRHKDSKNKEIRNTLCVSSQVGCPVKCSFCATGQSGYMRNLNVSEILNQVYTVERRLKNKGENLNNLVFMGMGEPLLNIDNLSKALSIISNENGVNISKRKITISTSGVVPGIEKILLEKIPIELAVSLHSAINEKRDQIIPINKNFPLEDLSAVLVEYQKQTKRRLTFEYILIDNFNISELDANALADFAHQFDHIINLIPYNEVDGVEHKRPSVKKIERFYNYLKNVRKLNVTLRQEKGSDIDGACGQLRQRSKKGEN
- a CDS encoding cation diffusion facilitator family transporter, with protein sequence MNKENEREKIIVKTSIVGILANILLVIFKLGIGIFSNSIAIILDGINNLTDALSSLVTIVATKIANLAPDKKHPLGHGRIEYLSTMIVAGIIFYAGITSLIESIKKIFNPTDVEYSKITLGILIFSILLKFLLGRYVKNVGEKFNSSSLIASGADASFDAILSFSVLLSALIYIFTKINLEAYVGILISIFIIKSGIEIFMDAVNEILGKRMDKKLINEIKNTINAIENVHGVYDLLLHNYGPDKYVGSVHIEIPDFLTAEVIDPLERHINSIVLEKHNVYLSGITIYSMNTKNNELIKIRSRVKEIVLSHKEILEFHGFYIEEKTMSMRFDIIIDYSFENREKIYNIILKEIKNEYSEYNINIKVDIDV